Genomic segment of Novosphingobium decolorationis:
AATGGTGGTGGGGAGTGTCGCTTTCTTCGTGCGCTTGGTGATCGTGCATCTCCTCGGCATGATCACTGCTGTAACCAGCATATTGTTCTGCCGGCATTTCGGGCAACGCTTTCACGAAGGCGACGATGTTCCAGATGGTCTTGTCATCATGCGTGGGGCCAAAGGCGGGCATCCCACTCATCTTCACGCCGTGCTTGACCAGCCAGAAAACGTCCTTGGGATCCCATTCCCTGGCGGCTTCGGCCAGCGGCGGCGGTTTAGGGAGCATGACTTCTGCCCATTCGGCTCGACTTTGCCCTATGCCTCCATGGCAATGCGAACACATCGCCTTGTACTCGCCAGCCCCGGCGGCAACCATCGCCGACGTAAATTCGGCAGGAGGTTCGATGCCAGCCGCCTGCCGCCGGACAGAATTGTTCATCGTGGTTGTAAGCGCCCAACTGACGATCGGGTTGTGCCGATCGGTTGCGGCCACGTTATAGCCACCAGTCAAGATAACGATCAGAGCAACGACGATCAGCAAGATAAACAGAGTCGCCGCGCCTAATAATGCGCCTTTCAAGGTCGCGTTCATGCCTTCCCTCCTATGAAGCATTAGTTTGGTTCCGGTAGGCCGTTGCCTTTTCAGCCATGATTACGTCATGGCGAAGTATCGGTATCGTCGGCTTTCTTGCTGCGTTCCAGAAACACGTACTCGGCCGCGAAGACTACGGCGATGCCGGCAACCGCGTAGAGAACGATCGAGGGGTCGCTTTGCAGTTTCACCGCCGTGAACGCCGCAAGCACGGCGGCGTCGGCAGCCAGCGCAACAAGAAGGATCGAGGCCTTCGCGCCGACTTCGCGTCTGAGGTGTCGAAACACACCCCAATGCACGAGCATGTCCATGACCAGATAGAAGAAGGCGCCGAGCGACGCGATGCGCGACAGATCGAACAAGACGGCCAGCGCGCCGGCAACGACCACCGTGTAAAGCAGCATATGGCTGCGAATGCTGCCGCTCATGCCGAAATGGCGGTGCGGGATCATCTTCATGTTCGTGAGCATGGTCAGCATACGCGAAACCGCGAACACGCTGGCGATCACGCCCGAGGCCGTTGCGGCGAGCGCGATCACGACTGTGAAATAAAATCCTGCCTGACCTAGAGCTGGACCAGCCGCCGCAGCGAGCGAATAGTCGCGTGCGTCCACGATCTCATCGATCGTCAGGCTCGATCCCACTGCGAAGGCGACCAGCAGATAGGTCGCGACACAGATGCCGATGGCGATCATGATCGTGCGGCCGACATTGCGATGGGGATCCTCAATCTCACCCCCGCTATTGGTGATCGTGGTGAACCCCTTGAAGGCCAGGATGGAAAAGGCGACCGAAGCGACAAAGGCTTCGGCGCCGTGCATTCCCACGGGCTCCGCGAACGCTCCACCGGAGAACCCGCTCGCCCAGATCGCAGCAATGGCGAACAGGGCGATGCCGCCAATCTTCACGGTCGACATGATGAGCGAGAGTCCGCTCACCGACCGGTTGCCTGCCGCATTGACGAGATAGGCGAAAACGATCAGCGCAACCGCGCCGATCGAAAGCAGCAGCGCGCTTCCTTCCAGGCCGAATGGCCGCAGCGCATAGGTCGCGAAGGTTCGGGCCACCAGGCTTTCGTTGATCACCATCGACAGCGCCATCAGGAGCGAGGCCGAAGCCGCGATCGTGCCGCGGCCATAGACCTTTTGCAGGATCATCGCGATTCCGCCCGACGAAGGCCACGCATTGGACATCTTGATGTAGCTGTAAGCGGCGAGCGCCGTGACTAACGCTCCTGCGATGAAGGAGAGCGGAAAGAGCGGCCCCGCGAGTTCGGCGATCTGGCCGGTGAGCGCGAAGATTCCGGCGCCGATCATCACGCCCGTGCCCATGGCAACGGCGCCGGTCAGCGTTATCGAGTTACGGCTCAAATCACTGTCGCTGCCTGCGGCATGGTTCTGGTCGTGGTCGTGCTCCAAATCCTATGTCCCCGCGTCCGATAGAGTGGCGGGCTTCCATCTCGGAATGAAGGAAGGCACCTGAGCGGCGTAGCTTGCGAAACGCTCAGGGAAACGGGCGCCTGTTTCCGCTTCCTCCGCTCGCGCCAGTTTCACGTACATAACGACGAGGATGGGGAACATCGCCAGGGTCAGCAGCGTCGGCCATTGGAACAGAAATCCCAGCATGACGAGAATGAAGCCGAGATACTGGGGATGTCGCACGCGAGCGTAGGGACCGCTAACCGCCATTTCGCCAGCGCGCTGCGCCTTCCAGAGCACATGCCATGAAACGGAGATCAGCCAGAAACCGCCCCCGATCAGCAGGAAGCTCAGCATGTGGAACGGGCCGAAATGCGGGTTGGTCTTCCAACCGAACATCATTTCAAGCAGATGCCCTGCATCGTGGGAGAACCAGTCGACCCCGGGATAGGCCGATTGCAGCCATCCCGAGAGGAAATAGATGGTGAGCGGAAAGCCGTACATCTCCGCGAACAGTGCAACCAGGAAGGCGCTGAACGCCGAGAAGCTGCGCCAGTCGCGCTTTGTCCGGGGTTTGAAGAAACTGAAGGCGAAGAAAATGAAGATCGCGGAATTCGCGACGACCAGAAACCAAAGGCCATAGGCAGGGGCGTCGTGGTTCATTTATCGTGCCCTCCATGCCCGTGATGCATGAACAGATGCATGGCCGGACAAAGAAGGACGATCAGGAGCAACAGGCCTGTGCCCGTGAAAATATGCGCCCGATGCTCATAGGCGAGCAGGAAGGCGATGATGGCCAGGAAGGCGAGGAACACGGTGCCCGTCCGCGATCTCCAGAAACTCGGACGATGCCTTTCCTGTGCGGTGTGATCGCCACCGTGCGATTCCTCCATGACCATCATCACGTCCTTTCGATTGGGTTTGCTTCTTTGCGCCTCACACCTTCGCGGCTCTGAGACGCAGCGAATTGAGCACGACCGAGATCGACGAGGCGCTCATCGCGAAGGCGGCGAACATCGGGCTGATGAGAATGCCGAAGAAAGGGAACAGGACGCCCGCGGCGACCGGTACACCCGCGCTGTTGTAGATCAGCGCGAAGAACAGGTTTTGCCGGATGTTGCTCATCGTTGCGTGGGCAAGGCGCCGGGCGCGGACGATACCGTCGAGATTGCCCTTCACCAGCGTGATGCCCGCACTTTCGATAGCGACGTCGGCGCCGGTGCCCATCGCGATGCCGACATCGGCCTGGGCGAGCGCGGGCGCGTCGTTCACCCCGTCACCCGCCATGGCGACCTTCTTGCCGCCTTGCTGCAACTCGCGGATGATCCGCGCCTTGTCTTCGGGCAGAACATCGGCGCGGATCTCGTCGATGCCGAGACGCGCGGCGACCGCCTTGGCGGTGCGCTCGTTGTCGCCTGTCGCCATGATGATGCGGAAGCCGAGATCGTGCAGCGCCTTGATGGCGTCCGGTGTGGTTTCCTTCACCGGATCGGTCACGCTCACAAGGCCCGCGATGGCGCCATCGAGGATGATGAAC
This window contains:
- a CDS encoding c-type cytochrome, encoding MNATLKGALLGAATLFILLIVVALIVILTGGYNVAATDRHNPIVSWALTTTMNNSVRRQAAGIEPPAEFTSAMVAAGAGEYKAMCSHCHGGIGQSRAEWAEVMLPKPPPLAEAAREWDPKDVFWLVKHGVKMSGMPAFGPTHDDKTIWNIVAFVKALPEMPAEQYAGYSSDHAEEMHDHQAHEESDTPHHH
- a CDS encoding APC family permease, producing MEHDHDQNHAAGSDSDLSRNSITLTGAVAMGTGVMIGAGIFALTGQIAELAGPLFPLSFIAGALVTALAAYSYIKMSNAWPSSGGIAMILQKVYGRGTIAASASLLMALSMVINESLVARTFATYALRPFGLEGSALLLSIGAVALIVFAYLVNAAGNRSVSGLSLIMSTVKIGGIALFAIAAIWASGFSGGAFAEPVGMHGAEAFVASVAFSILAFKGFTTITNSGGEIEDPHRNVGRTIMIAIGICVATYLLVAFAVGSSLTIDEIVDARDYSLAAAAGPALGQAGFYFTVVIALAATASGVIASVFAVSRMLTMLTNMKMIPHRHFGMSGSIRSHMLLYTVVVAGALAVLFDLSRIASLGAFFYLVMDMLVHWGVFRHLRREVGAKASILLVALAADAAVLAAFTAVKLQSDPSIVLYAVAGIAVVFAAEYVFLERSKKADDTDTSP
- a CDS encoding methyltransferase family protein codes for the protein MNHDAPAYGLWFLVVANSAIFIFFAFSFFKPRTKRDWRSFSAFSAFLVALFAEMYGFPLTIYFLSGWLQSAYPGVDWFSHDAGHLLEMMFGWKTNPHFGPFHMLSFLLIGGGFWLISVSWHVLWKAQRAGEMAVSGPYARVRHPQYLGFILVMLGFLFQWPTLLTLAMFPILVVMYVKLARAEEAETGARFPERFASYAAQVPSFIPRWKPATLSDAGT
- a CDS encoding DUF2933 domain-containing protein — translated: MMVMEESHGGDHTAQERHRPSFWRSRTGTVFLAFLAIIAFLLAYEHRAHIFTGTGLLLLIVLLCPAMHLFMHHGHGGHDK